One genomic window of Euwallacea similis isolate ESF13 unplaced genomic scaffold, ESF131.1 scaffold_60, whole genome shotgun sequence includes the following:
- the LOC136419043 gene encoding uncharacterized protein, whose amino-acid sequence MELGSAESLSENDEFRELLHARRILTKRLSRFEQYLRENRDIQETVQLEIRLKNVEEDYNQFDKVQSRLEFLSLNEEEQRIEIESAYFNLISELKQLINSISKNQNSTNTHLGKQNSPRGLGKLPDLGLRSFYGNYETWFSFKNIFDSLVHSRTDLSETEKLLYLKLCCKGDALNLIDSLDITPDNYTIALNLLQKRYENKKAVINIHAKGLVLNLPNANKGSSVNIRKLIDAVQQHKSSLGKLKLPVDQWDVLLIPIILNKLDDSTNQEWERKQCNTELPTVDQLMEFLTEKCRSLEAVRGFSTVHSNKHDRDRMQNKGHEKRNESHQFKNYSYSLTEKINKCYICTENHFIHQCPRFIQLSVSDKYNEIRRHKLCSNCLRPGHLKQECRSRGCKKCNQKHNSTLHIEKRSGSEHVQNSSNSSTNEPSSSLTEHESSISSPSNPSAHDVLRRYGESKQSTVLTIGQSNAVTYDTENNPLALSSLGIDKNQVLLSTATILISDRKGNWHKCNALLDCGSQSNLMTENFCRKLNLSPQTIDLSLSGISQIVTKINQRVHTKIKSRFNQYESNIAFLVLPILTENLPSFRFPSSVLQIPTNINLADEKFNEPKQIDVLLGVDIFYNLLGSGKLKLGKGLPMLQETSLGWVISGNLICRESQSRKVVCNLATSISNKTLNDSLTKFWQIEEFENVKFLSKEENYCEEYFNQTTTRDMDNSFVVRYPFNNQTDFSLGDSKSNALKRLTNVEKRLEKDKDLKKQYVEFMTEYENLGHMTLQGPIEKDISIPNNSYFLPHSAVLKNSITTKCRVVFDASCKTSLGISLNDTLLVGPVVQDDLYSILIRLRLRKIVLSADIKMMYRCIKIHEEERNFQKILWRANLNDPINVYKLNTVTYGTSSAPFQATRCLIELAERNKDRYPRTAEIIKRSFYMDDLLVSIDSETDALQIYRELDDILSQANFKLRKWSSNSNIVLNSILQANSNENHDNLILPHEDKHIKTLGISWDPKQDTLKYSVNIKYEPSRVTKRTILSKISQIFDPLGLIGPALTRAKLIIQALWKLHIGWDQAVPNDLRQIWEEFSNEPECLNEYKIDRLVIPTKTAHIRLYGFSDSSEKAYGACIYVASEDESGSRELRLLTGKSRVAPAKKLTLPRLELLAAHLLAKLMNTVRQILDIQISDVRYFTDSSIVLAWLKIDPAHLKTFVANRVAKINELTKITEWAHVPSKANPADVISRGLSPRELLGCDLWFHGPEFLKKNTSRTEANLDSHEVPVDVLPELKNNHTTVYKTTSVNSNNYGLNIFDRFSTFFKLHRVVGYICRLKNRCRKVMNKSTALTVEELNESLLLLVKLVQRDSFEKEISDLSKSKKLPSETNHLIKWHFIPARSAHMGGLWEAAVKSTKFHLRRVLGESSLTYEEMYTLLVKIEACLNSRPLMPISNDINDYAPLTPAHFLIGDSLASLPQPDYQNAVISRLSHYERLQQLQQHFWNSWSRDYLTNLQTRCKWKNTVDKTIDIGALVLLVEHNTAPLRWILARVVELHEGKDHVIRVVSVRLPNGTISRRSLSKICPLPMNNE is encoded by the exons ATGGAACTAGGCTCAGCAGAGTCTCTTAGCGAGAACGATGAATTTAGAGAACTTTTGCACGCTcgcagaattttaactaaacgtttatcccgttttgaacagtaccttcgtgaaaacagagatattcaagaaacagttcaattagaaatccgCCTCAAGAACGTGGAGGAGGACTATAATCAGTTCGATAAAGTACAATctcgtctagaatttttaagcttaaacGAAGAAGAACAACGGATTGAAATCGAATCagcctactttaatttaatttcagaattaaagcagttaataaattcaattagcaaaaatcaaaatagtactaatactcatttaggaaaacaaaattcaccaAGAGGTCTAGGAAAATTACCGGATTTAGGCTTACGttcattttatggcaattatgaaacttggttcagtttcaaaaacatatttgattccTTAGTCCATAGCAGAACCGACTTgagtgaaacagaaaaattgttatatctaaaattatgttgtaaagGCGATGCGCTAAATCTCATAGACTCTCTCGACATAACTCCCGATAATTATACAATCGctttaaatctgttacaaaaaagatatgagaataaaaaggcAGTTATTAACATTCACGCTAAAGGCTTAGTTCTTAATTTACCAAACGCGAATAAAGGATCatctgtaaatattagaaaattaatagatgcagttcagcaacataaatcatcattaggaaaattaaaattacccgtggatcaatgggatgttttgttgataccgataatattaaacaaactggaTGATAGTACTAATCAGGAGTGGGAGCGGAAACAATGTAATACTGAATTGCCGACTGTTgatcaattaatggaatttttaaccgaaaaatgtCGTTCGTTGGAAGCGGTTCGCGGCTTCTCAACCGtacattcaaataaacatgatagggatagaatgcaaaacaaaggccacgagaaaagaaacgaatcacatcagtttaagaattattcgtattctttgaccgaaaaaatcaataagtgtTACATCTGTACTGAAAatcatttcattcatcaatgTCCTCGTTTTATCCAATTATCAGTGTCGGAcaaatataacgaaattcGAAGACATAAATTGTGTAGCAACTGTTTACGTCCAGGGCATCTGAAACAGGAATGTAGATCAAGAggatgcaaaaaatgcaaccaaaaacataatagcaCGTTACATATAGAGAAACGTTCAGGAAGTgaacatgttcaaaattctagCAACAGCAGCACTAATGAACCTTCCTCATCATTAACTGAACATGAATCATCGATCAGTTCTCCATCTAATCCTTCGGCTCACGATGTATTGAGAAGGTATGGAGAATCCAAACAATCTACAGTTTTAACAATCGGCCAAAGTAACGCGGTCACGTACGATACGGAAAACAATCCTTTGGCATTATCATCGTTAggtattgataaaaatcaagtactACTATCTACGGCTACCATTCTCATCTCAgacagaaaaggaaattggcatAAATGCAATGCCTTACTCGATTGCGGAAGccagtcaaatttaatgacagaaaacttCTGCAGAAAGTTAAACTTAAGTCCCCAAACAATTGACCTTTCATTATCAGGTATCAGTCAAATTGTCACAAAGATTAATCAGCGAGTgcacacgaaaataaaatccaggttcaaccaatatgaatctaacatagcatttttggttttaccCATTCTTACCGAAAATCTACCCTCATTTAGATTTCCCAGTTCGGTACTTCAAATTCCAACAAATATCAATCTagctgatgaaaaatttaatgaaccaaaacaaattgatgttttattaggggtagatatattttataatctatTAGGTTCgggtaaacttaaattaggaaagggATTGCCAATGTTACAAGAAACCTCTTTAGGCTGGGTAATATCgggcaatttaatatgcagaGAATCTCAAAGTCGGAAAGTAGTGTGCAACCTTGCGActagtatttcaaataaaacattaaatgattcgttgacgaaattctggcagattgaagagtttgaaaatgttaaattcctatcaaaggaagaaaattattgtgaggaatattttaatcaaactacAACCCGCGACATGGACAACAGTTTTGTCGTAAGGTATCCGTTCAATAATCAAACAGATTTTAGTCTGGGTGACTCCAAATCGAATGCCCTAAAACGGTTAACAAATGTAGAGAAAAGGTTAGAAAAGGACAAGGACCTCAAGAAGCAGTACGTAGAATTTATGACGGAATATGAGAACTTAGGCCACATGACGCTTCAAGGACCCATTGAAAAGGACATCTCTATTCCaaacaattcttattttttaccccACAGTGCGGTACTAAAGAATTCTATTACCACGAAGTGTCGCGTCGTTTTTGATGCAAGCTGCAAAACAAGTTTAGGAATTTCCCTGAATGACACGCTTTTGGTAGGACCAGTAGTACAAGATGACttgtactcaattttgatacgtctaagacttcgcaaaattgttttgagcgcggacatcaaaatgatgtaccgatgtataaaaattcatgaggaaGAACGTAACTTCCAAAAGATACTATGGCGAGCAAATCTTAATGATCCGAttaatgtgtataaactcAACACGGTAACGTATGGCACATCGAGTGCACCCTTTCAAGCCACACGTTGCTTGATAGAATTGGCCGAGCGCAACAAAGACAGGTATCCACGAacagcagaaataattaaacgttcGTTCTACATGGATGACCTGTTGGTTAGCATTGATTCGGAAACAGAtgcattgcaaatttatagggaactagacgatattttaagtcaagctaattttaaattgagaaaatggtcGTCCAACAGTAACATAGTTCTAAACAGTATCCTACAAGCAAACAGTAACGAAAATCACGACAATTTAATTCTACCTCATGAagataaacatataaaaactcTTGGAATCAGCTGGGATCCTAAACAAGATACTCTAAAATattcagtaaatattaaatacgagCCATCCCGTGTTACCAAAAGGActattctttcaaaaatttcgcaGATCTTTGACCCGCTTGGGTTGATCGGTCCCGCATTAACTAGGGCCAAGTTAATCATTCAAGCTCTATGGAAATTACATATCGGTTGGGATCAAGCGGTCCCGAATGACCTAAGACAGATTTGGGAGGAATTCTCGAATGAACCGGAGTGCCTCAATGAATACAAGATCGATAGGCTTGTAATTCCAACAAAGACGGCCCATATAAGATTGTACGGATTTTCTGATAGCTCCGAAAAGGCTTACGGAGCCTGTATTTACGTGGCCTCGGAGGATGAGTCAGGTAGTCGCGAATTACGACTGTTGACAGGAAAATCAAGGGTAGCTCCAGCTAAAAAATTGACCTTGCCTCGACTTGAGCTTCTAGCGGCCCACCTTTTAGCCAAACTAATGAATACGGTAAgacaaattttagacatacaAATATCAGACGTACGATACTTCACGGATTCTAGTATTGTTTTGGCATGGTTGAAAATTGATCCTGCTCACCTTAAGACCTTTGTTGCCAATCGAgtggcaaaaattaatgaattgacCAAGATAACGGAGTGGGCTCACGTGCCAAGCAAGGCCAACCCTGCAGATGTAATATCGAGAGGATTGAGCCCAAGGGAATTGCTGGGATGTGATCTTTGGTTTCACGGTcccgaatttttaaagaaaaacacatcAAGGACGGAAGCGAACTTAGATAGCCATGAGGTTCCCGTCGATGTCTTgcccgaattaaaaaataatcataccaCAGTATATAAAACAACGAGTGTAAATAGCAACAACTACGgacttaacatttttgatagattttctaCCTTCTTCAAACTGCACAGAGTAGTAGGTTACATATGCAGACTTAAAAATCGATGCCGCAAAGTGATGAATAAGTCAACAGCCTTGACAGTTGAAGAATTAAACGAGTCACtgcttttattagtaaaattggtTCAACGGGATAGCttcgaaaaggaaatttccgacttatccaaaagtaaaaaactcccaagcgaaa CCAATCATTTGATAAAGTGGCATTTCATACCCGCGCGTAGTGCCCATATGGGAGGATTGTGGGAGGCGGCGGTGAAATCGACTAAGTTTCATCTTCGCCGCGTCTTAGGTGAATCATCTCTAACATACGAAGAGATGTACACcctattagtaaaaatcgaaGCTTGTCTCAACTCGCGACCACTAATGCCAATCTCAAACGACATAAACGACTATGCACCCTTAACTCCCGCGCATTTCCTTATTGGTGACTCGTTGGCAAGTTTACCACAACCCGACTACCAGAACGCCGTTATCTCTCGCTTATCTCATTACGAACGACTTCAACAACTCCagcagcatttttggaatagttgGTCCAGAGactatttgacaaatttgcaaactcgaTGTAAATGGAAGAACACTGTAGATAAAACCATAGATATTGGAGCATTAGTTTTACTGGTGGAACACAATACTGCCCCACTGCGCTGGATTTTAGCTCGAGTTGTCGAACTCCACGAAGGAAAGGATCATGTGATACGTGTAGTGTCAGTGCGCTTACCCAATGGAACTATATCGCGAAGATCATTGTCAAAAATATGCCCATTGCCCATGAATAATGAATAa